From the genome of Duffyella gerundensis, one region includes:
- a CDS encoding ATP-binding protein, protein MNRKLHWLAGARGRLLLFNLLVVVVTLMVSTVAIVGFNHAGRIQEQAQAQTLRDMTSSLALARDTANVATAAVRLSQVVGALEYQSESQRLQQTQRALQQSLNDLAAAPLAAREPQLVARIRQRSNRLEASISRLLESGHRRHLQRNQMLSGLWQTQILLQHIGILLANDASTAALREQIDGLLNVGIRSSASRALISRIDTLLARWPAQPLAPLVAEKMARFRDNERQLLPLADRLEESDLAIAYDTYQIKALVAMLNQDINLYVQQVALQTERRTASTHRELSSIILFIVLFALLALVITGYAGFYIYRNLGSNLTAIASAMTRLAQGQKVVSVPALERRDELGDLARAFNVFARNTASLEHTSRLLKEKSSQLESTFLAMRDGFALFDSDGQLVVWNAQYPLLLGLAADDLQRGQHYQQLMERLGIRASPEGEPQEIRLADGRTLELRYSPVPHRGMVNTVLDRTTRKALEEALLHSQKMKAVGQLAGGLAHDFNNLLAVIIGSLELAQPNSHATRISRALKAAERAAQLTQRLLAFSRKQALHPRSVQVATLVENLQELMSPSLLPGQTLVVEAQQSGWPAWIDASQLENALINLVVNARDAMEQQPGEIRIRVTNQRQQKADGSERDVVAVEVIDSGCGMSEAVRAQVFEPFFTTKAPGSGSGLGLSMVYGFVRQSGGRVELETAPGVGTCVRLQLPRASHAAVEMPPAPVALAPPASDQLVLVLDDDEAVRQTLCDQLHPLGYLTLECADGHSALTLLQQTPEIALLVSDLMLQDGLNGAEVIRQAQRLRPGLATLLISGQDLRQQQDADLPPCEQLAKPFSQQQLASALRRSWRRASATAESACR, encoded by the coding sequence ATGAACAGAAAGCTGCACTGGCTGGCGGGCGCACGCGGTCGCCTGCTGTTGTTTAACCTGCTGGTGGTGGTGGTCACGCTGATGGTCAGCACGGTGGCGATTGTCGGTTTCAACCATGCCGGGCGCATTCAGGAGCAGGCGCAGGCACAAACCCTGCGCGACATGACCAGCAGCCTGGCCCTGGCGCGTGATACCGCCAACGTGGCAACCGCGGCGGTGCGGCTGTCGCAGGTAGTGGGCGCGCTGGAGTATCAGAGCGAGTCGCAGCGCCTGCAGCAGACGCAGCGCGCGCTGCAACAGTCGCTGAACGATCTCGCCGCCGCACCGCTGGCCGCGCGCGAACCGCAGCTGGTGGCGCGCATTCGCCAGCGCAGCAACCGGCTGGAAGCGAGCATTTCGCGGCTGCTGGAAAGCGGTCATCGCCGCCATTTGCAGCGCAATCAGATGCTCAGCGGCCTGTGGCAGACGCAAATTCTGTTACAGCACATCGGCATTCTGCTGGCGAACGATGCCAGCACCGCCGCGCTGCGCGAGCAGATCGACGGCCTGCTCAACGTCGGTATTCGCAGCAGCGCCTCACGGGCGTTGATCAGCCGCATCGACACGCTACTAGCTCGCTGGCCCGCACAGCCGCTGGCGCCGCTGGTGGCGGAAAAAATGGCGCGCTTTCGCGATAACGAACGGCAGTTGCTGCCGCTGGCCGATCGGCTGGAGGAGAGCGATCTGGCGATCGCCTATGACACCTACCAGATCAAAGCGCTGGTGGCGATGCTTAATCAGGATATCAATCTCTACGTGCAGCAGGTGGCGTTGCAAACCGAACGGCGCACCGCCAGCACCCATCGCGAGCTGAGTTCAATCATTCTGTTTATCGTGCTGTTTGCCCTGCTGGCGCTGGTGATTACCGGCTACGCCGGTTTCTATATCTACCGCAACCTCGGCTCAAACCTCACCGCCATTGCCAGCGCCATGACCCGGCTGGCGCAAGGGCAAAAGGTAGTCAGCGTCCCGGCACTGGAGCGGCGCGATGAGCTGGGCGATCTGGCGCGCGCCTTTAACGTCTTTGCGCGCAATACCGCCTCGCTGGAGCACACCTCGCGTCTGTTGAAAGAGAAAAGCAGCCAGCTGGAGTCGACTTTTCTCGCCATGCGCGACGGCTTTGCGCTGTTTGACAGTGACGGCCAGCTGGTGGTGTGGAACGCGCAATATCCGCTGCTGCTCGGGCTCGCCGCCGACGATTTGCAGCGCGGTCAACATTATCAGCAGCTGATGGAACGGCTGGGCATTCGCGCCTCGCCGGAGGGCGAACCGCAGGAGATCCGGCTGGCCGATGGCCGTACGCTGGAACTGCGCTACAGCCCGGTGCCGCACCGCGGCATGGTCAACACCGTGCTCGATCGCACCACGCGCAAAGCGCTGGAAGAGGCGTTGCTGCACAGCCAGAAAATGAAGGCGGTGGGCCAGCTGGCGGGCGGTCTCGCCCACGATTTCAACAACCTGCTGGCGGTGATTATTGGCAGCCTCGAGCTGGCGCAGCCCAATTCACACGCCACGCGCATCAGTCGGGCGCTGAAGGCAGCAGAGCGTGCCGCTCAGCTCACGCAACGCCTGCTGGCCTTTTCCCGCAAGCAGGCGCTGCATCCGCGCTCGGTGCAGGTGGCCACGCTGGTGGAGAACCTGCAGGAACTGATGTCGCCTTCGCTACTGCCGGGGCAAACGCTGGTGGTCGAGGCGCAGCAATCGGGCTGGCCGGCATGGATCGACGCCAGCCAGCTGGAGAATGCGCTAATTAATTTAGTGGTCAATGCGCGTGACGCGATGGAACAGCAGCCGGGCGAAATCCGCATCCGCGTCACGAATCAGCGGCAGCAAAAAGCGGACGGCAGCGAACGCGACGTGGTGGCAGTAGAGGTGATCGACAGCGGCTGCGGCATGAGTGAGGCGGTACGGGCACAGGTGTTTGAACCCTTTTTTACCACTAAAGCGCCGGGCAGCGGCAGCGGCCTTGGCCTGTCGATGGTGTATGGCTTTGTGCGTCAATCCGGTGGTCGCGTGGAGCTGGAAACTGCGCCCGGCGTCGGCACCTGCGTGCGCCTGCAGCTGCCGCGCGCCAGTCATGCCGCCGTTGAGATGCCGCCTGCACCCGTGGCGTTAGCGCCGCCCGCCAGCGATCAACTGGTGCTGGTGCTGGACGATGATGAGGCGGTGCGGCAGACGCTGTGCGATCAGCTGCACCCGCTGGGCTATCTGACGCTGGAGTGCGCCGATGGCCACAGCGCCCTCACCCTGCTACAACAGACGCCGGAGATTGCGCTGCTGGTCAGCGACCTGATGCTGCAGGATGGGCTGAACGGCGCCGAGGTGATACGCCAGGCGCAGCGGCTGCGTCCCGGCCTGGCGACGCTGCTGATCAGCGGCCAGGATCTGCGCCAGCAGCAGGATGCCGATCTGCCACCGTGCGAGCAGCTGGCCAAACCCTTCAGTCAACAGCAGCTGGCGAGCGCGCTTCGCCGGAGTTGGCGGCGGGCGTCTGCCACAGCGGAATCGGCTTGCCGGTAA
- the phnE gene encoding phosphonate ABC transporter, permease protein PhnE: MSTTDSLALCKRQHATLFSAQRRYLRRLALLTLAVTLYYLWFFHAFGISWQQWIGGCQQLSRYFLRMFVWHEFASWPFGYYFSQIGITLGIVFAGTLTASLIALPLSFFAARNVMHDKPLRGIALLVRRLLDLLRGIDMAIWGLIFVRAVGMGPLAGVLAIIMQDVGLLGKLYSEGHEAVERSPSRGLGALGATSLQKHRFGIFTQSFPTFLALSLYQIESNTRSAAVLGFVGAGGIGLVYAENMRLWNWDVVMFITLLLVAVVMIMDLLSARLRQRYITGKPIPLWQTPAANSGEARSPAAVD, translated from the coding sequence ATGAGTACCACGGATTCACTGGCGCTGTGTAAGCGGCAGCACGCCACGCTGTTCAGCGCTCAGCGCCGCTACTTGCGCCGTCTGGCGCTGCTAACGCTGGCGGTCACGCTCTATTATCTCTGGTTCTTTCACGCTTTTGGCATCAGCTGGCAGCAGTGGATCGGCGGCTGTCAGCAGCTGAGCCGCTATTTTCTGCGCATGTTTGTCTGGCATGAGTTCGCCAGCTGGCCGTTTGGTTATTACTTTTCGCAGATTGGCATTACCCTTGGCATTGTGTTCGCTGGCACCCTGACCGCGTCGTTGATCGCGCTGCCGCTGTCGTTTTTCGCCGCGCGTAACGTGATGCACGACAAGCCGCTGCGTGGCATTGCGCTGCTGGTGCGCCGCCTGCTGGATCTGCTGCGCGGCATCGATATGGCGATCTGGGGGCTGATTTTTGTGCGCGCCGTGGGCATGGGACCGCTGGCCGGGGTGCTGGCGATTATCATGCAGGATGTTGGGCTACTGGGAAAACTCTACTCGGAAGGGCACGAGGCGGTTGAACGCTCGCCCAGCCGCGGGCTGGGTGCGCTGGGGGCTACCAGCTTGCAGAAGCATCGCTTCGGCATTTTCACCCAGTCGTTTCCCACCTTTCTGGCGCTCAGCCTCTATCAGATTGAATCCAATACTCGCTCGGCGGCGGTGCTCGGCTTTGTCGGTGCCGGCGGCATCGGGCTGGTCTATGCCGAAAACATGCGCCTGTGGAACTGGGACGTGGTGATGTTTATCACCCTGCTGCTGGTGGCGGTGGTGATGATTATGGATCTGCTCTCCGCCCGTCTGCGCCAGCGCTATATTACCGGCAAGCCGATTCCGCTGTGGCAGACGCCCGCCGCCAACTCCGGCGAAGCGCGCTCGCCAGCTGCTGTTGACTGA
- the phnE gene encoding phosphonate ABC transporter, permease protein PhnE — MSDNFERYYQQIRSRQKRDTVLWSLLLISLYLSAGYVAEFNLFTVWQSLPHFFDYLAETLPVLHWQQLFADVRTQGSLAYWGYRLPIQLPLIWETLQLALAATLCAVGIASVLAFLAAANTGMPATLRFAIRALVAFLRTMPELAWAVMFVMAFGIGMIPGFLALTLHTIGSLTKLFYEALESASDKPVRGLAACGGSQLQRMRFAFWPQVKPIFLSYSFMRFEVNFRSSTILGLVGAGGIGQELMTNIKLDRYDQVSITLLLIILVVSLLDTLSGQLRRRIVEGAGQ, encoded by the coding sequence ATGTCCGACAACTTCGAACGCTACTACCAGCAGATCCGATCCCGCCAGAAACGCGACACCGTGCTCTGGTCGCTGCTGCTGATCTCGCTCTATCTGAGCGCAGGCTACGTCGCGGAGTTCAACCTGTTTACCGTCTGGCAGTCGCTGCCGCACTTCTTCGACTATCTGGCGGAAACTCTGCCGGTGCTGCACTGGCAGCAGCTGTTTGCCGATGTGCGCACCCAGGGATCGCTGGCGTACTGGGGCTATCGCCTGCCAATTCAGCTGCCGCTGATCTGGGAAACGCTGCAACTGGCGTTGGCCGCAACGCTCTGTGCGGTCGGCATCGCCAGCGTGCTGGCCTTTCTGGCCGCCGCCAACACCGGCATGCCCGCCACGCTGCGTTTTGCCATTCGCGCGCTGGTGGCATTTTTGCGCACCATGCCGGAGCTCGCCTGGGCGGTGATGTTTGTGATGGCCTTTGGTATCGGCATGATCCCCGGCTTTCTGGCGCTGACGCTGCACACCATCGGCAGCCTGACCAAGCTGTTTTACGAGGCGCTGGAGTCCGCCTCCGATAAGCCGGTACGCGGGCTTGCCGCCTGCGGTGGCAGCCAGCTGCAGCGCATGCGCTTCGCCTTCTGGCCGCAGGTGAAACCGATCTTTCTCTCCTACAGCTTTATGCGCTTTGAGGTCAACTTTCGCTCCTCCACCATTCTCGGGCTGGTGGGTGCCGGTGGCATCGGCCAGGAGCTGATGACCAATATCAAACTCGATCGCTACGATCAGGTCAGCATTACGCTGCTGCTGATTATTCTGGTGGTCTCGCTGCTCGACACGCTGTCGGGCCAGCTGCGTCGCCGCATTGTGGAAGGAGCCGGACAATGA
- the phnD gene encoding phosphonate ABC transporter substrate-binding protein, translated as MKKRNLATLMGGIMMAFGATAADAPKTLNLGILGGQNATQQIGDNQCVKTFLDKELGVDTKLRNSSDYSGVIQGLLGGKVDVVLSMSPASYASVYLKDPQAVDIVGIPVDDKDQSKGYHSVVIVKADSPYKKLEDLKGQSFGMADPDSTSGYLMPNQAFIKQFGGNIDNKYNNTFSSVTFSGGHEQDILGVLNNQFAGAVTWTSMVGDYNQGYSVGAFNRLIRMDHPNLMKDIRIIWQSPLIPNGPLLVSNKLPADFKQQVVAAIKKLDTDNHSCFIKAMGGAQHIAPATVADYQNVIDMKRDLMKGERG; from the coding sequence ATGAAAAAGCGTAACCTTGCGACACTGATGGGCGGAATTATGATGGCATTCGGCGCCACGGCGGCCGACGCACCAAAGACGCTGAACCTCGGCATTTTGGGTGGACAGAACGCCACGCAGCAGATCGGCGATAACCAGTGCGTAAAGACGTTTCTCGATAAAGAGCTGGGCGTGGACACCAAACTGCGCAACTCGTCAGACTATTCCGGCGTGATTCAGGGCCTGCTGGGTGGCAAGGTGGATGTGGTGCTGAGCATGTCGCCCGCCTCCTACGCCTCGGTTTATCTGAAGGATCCGCAGGCGGTGGATATCGTTGGCATTCCGGTTGATGACAAGGATCAGTCAAAGGGCTATCACTCAGTGGTGATCGTTAAAGCGGACAGCCCGTATAAGAAGCTGGAAGATCTCAAAGGCCAGTCATTTGGCATGGCCGATCCCGACTCCACCTCTGGCTACCTGATGCCCAACCAGGCGTTTATCAAGCAGTTTGGCGGCAATATCGATAACAAGTACAACAATACGTTCTCCAGCGTCACCTTCTCCGGCGGCCATGAACAGGACATTCTCGGTGTGCTGAATAACCAGTTTGCCGGTGCCGTGACCTGGACCTCAATGGTGGGCGATTACAATCAGGGCTACAGCGTCGGTGCCTTCAACCGCCTGATTCGCATGGATCATCCTAACCTGATGAAAGATATCCGCATCATCTGGCAATCGCCGCTGATCCCCAACGGCCCGCTGCTGGTCAGCAACAAGCTGCCTGCGGATTTCAAACAGCAGGTGGTCGCCGCCATCAAGAAACTCGACACCGACAACCACAGCTGCTTCATCAAAGCCATGGGCGGCGCCCAGCACATCGCGCCCGCCACCGTCGCCGATTACCAAAACGTCATCGACATGAAGCGCGACCTGATGAAAGGCGAACGCGGCTAA
- the phnC gene encoding phosphonate ABC transporter ATP-binding protein, protein MAQALLKTVTEPVYPLRPAAKHKVLSVRGLGKAWTPQQRVLDEINFDLHAGELVAVIGRSGAGKSTLLHMLNGTIAASEGAIVNYRDGSEHQDVTRLSRGEMRQWRSECGMIFQDFCLVPRLDVLTNVLLGRLSQTSTLKSFFKIFADSDRARAIELLQWMNILPQALQRAENLSGGQMQRVAICRALMQQPNILLADEPVASLDPKNTRRIMAALQQVSEQGISVMVNLHSIELVHNWCTRVIGIQQGRIIYDGAPSGLTEALLQRLYGDEINQIDH, encoded by the coding sequence ATGGCACAGGCCCTGCTCAAGACCGTTACTGAACCCGTCTACCCGCTACGTCCGGCGGCTAAACACAAGGTGCTCTCCGTGCGCGGATTAGGCAAAGCCTGGACGCCACAGCAGCGGGTGCTGGATGAGATCAATTTCGATCTGCACGCGGGCGAACTGGTGGCGGTTATCGGGCGCTCCGGCGCCGGTAAATCGACGCTGCTGCACATGCTCAACGGCACCATTGCCGCCAGCGAAGGCGCGATCGTTAACTACCGGGACGGCAGCGAACATCAGGATGTCACCCGACTCAGCCGCGGTGAGATGCGCCAGTGGCGCAGCGAGTGCGGGATGATTTTCCAGGATTTCTGTCTGGTGCCGCGGCTCGACGTATTGACCAACGTGCTGCTGGGGCGACTGAGCCAGACCAGCACGCTGAAATCGTTTTTCAAAATCTTTGCCGACAGCGATCGTGCCCGCGCCATTGAGCTGTTGCAGTGGATGAACATTCTGCCGCAGGCGCTGCAACGGGCGGAGAACCTCTCAGGCGGCCAGATGCAGCGCGTGGCGATCTGCCGTGCGCTGATGCAGCAGCCCAACATCCTGCTGGCCGATGAGCCGGTGGCCTCGCTCGATCCCAAAAATACCCGCCGCATTATGGCGGCGCTACAACAGGTCAGTGAGCAGGGCATCAGCGTGATGGTCAACCTGCACTCGATTGAGCTGGTGCACAACTGGTGTACGCGGGTCATTGGCATTCAGCAGGGACGAATTATTTATGACGGTGCGCCTTCCGGGCTGACCGAGGCGCTGTTACAGCGTTTGTACGGCGATGAAATCAATCAGATCGACCATTAA
- the phnP gene encoding phosphonate metabolism protein PhnP, producing the protein MKLTFLGTGGAQQVPVFGCDCAACLLAHQQPARRRTPCSALIHCDGETLLLDAGQLHLEQRFRPGELNHILLTHYHMDHVQGLFPLRWGIGTPIPVWGPPDAAGCDDLLKHPGLLAFQPPLQAFQPVQLGPLSVTPLPLNHSKPTFGYLLAWQQQRIAWLCDTVGLPDATRDFLRHQPLDHLVLDCSHAPQPAPPRNHNDITLALAILQDLQPRQGWLCHLSHEVDCWLQQHALPDGVAAAWDGLVVTA; encoded by the coding sequence ATGAAGCTCACCTTTCTCGGCACCGGCGGCGCGCAGCAGGTGCCGGTGTTCGGCTGCGACTGCGCCGCCTGCCTGCTGGCTCATCAGCAACCTGCGCGGCGGCGCACGCCCTGTAGCGCGCTAATCCACTGCGACGGCGAAACGCTGCTGTTGGATGCTGGCCAGCTGCATCTTGAGCAGCGCTTTCGCCCCGGCGAGCTGAACCACATTCTGCTGACCCATTACCATATGGACCATGTGCAGGGGCTGTTTCCGCTGCGCTGGGGCATCGGCACGCCGATCCCGGTGTGGGGACCGCCCGATGCCGCAGGCTGCGACGATCTGCTGAAGCATCCCGGTCTGCTGGCGTTTCAGCCGCCGCTGCAGGCGTTTCAGCCGGTGCAGCTGGGGCCGCTGAGCGTGACGCCGCTGCCGCTGAATCACTCCAAACCTACCTTCGGTTATCTTCTTGCCTGGCAGCAACAGCGCATCGCCTGGCTATGCGACACCGTCGGCTTGCCCGATGCCACGCGCGATTTCCTGCGTCATCAGCCGCTGGATCACTTGGTGCTCGACTGTAGCCATGCGCCGCAGCCTGCGCCGCCGCGCAATCACAATGACATCACGCTGGCGCTGGCTATTCTGCAGGATCTGCAGCCGCGTCAGGGCTGGCTCTGTCATCTCAGCCATGAGGTGGACTGCTGGCTACAGCAGCACGCGCTGCCGGATGGCGTGGCGGCGGCGTGGGATGGCCTGGTTGTCACGGCTTAA
- the phnN gene encoding ribose 1,5-bisphosphokinase, with protein MARLIWLMGASGSGKDSLLRLLAEQPPPRLLIAHRYITRDADAGGENHIALSLSEFQRRADLGLFAMQWQAHGYHYALGSEIDLWLEAGLDVLVNGSRLHLQAARERYGPRLLPLCLQVSPAILRQRLTQRGRESSSEIDRRLVRAAQPLPTGCTVLNNDGALATTLAQLQQLLHPEMSA; from the coding sequence ATGGCGCGCCTCATCTGGCTGATGGGCGCCTCCGGCTCCGGCAAAGACAGCCTGCTGCGCCTGCTGGCCGAACAGCCACCGCCGCGGCTGCTGATCGCCCACCGTTACATTACCCGCGATGCCGACGCCGGCGGCGAAAATCACATCGCGCTCAGCCTGTCCGAGTTTCAACGGCGTGCTGACCTTGGCCTGTTCGCTATGCAGTGGCAGGCGCACGGTTATCACTATGCGCTGGGCAGCGAGATCGATCTCTGGCTGGAGGCCGGGCTGGATGTGCTGGTCAACGGTTCGAGACTGCATCTGCAGGCGGCGCGCGAACGCTACGGACCGCGCCTGCTGCCGCTCTGTTTGCAGGTCTCACCGGCGATTTTACGCCAGCGGCTGACGCAGCGTGGGCGCGAGAGCAGCAGCGAGATCGATCGTCGGCTGGTGCGGGCGGCACAGCCGCTGCCCACGGGCTGTACGGTACTGAACAACGACGGTGCGCTGGCGACAACGCTGGCACAGCTACAGCAGCTGTTACACCCTGAGATGAGCGCATGA
- the phnM gene encoding alpha-D-ribose 1-methylphosphonate 5-triphosphate diphosphatase, with amino-acid sequence MIVNNVQLVLENEVVSGSLLMRDGEIAAIDQGRSQLPGALDGEGAFLLPGLIELHTDNLDKFFTPRPGVDWPSHSAMSSHDALMIANGITTVLDAVAVGDVRDGGHRLDNLNKMIGAIQQSNRQGVNRAEHRLHLRCELPNERTLALFEALMTTPELALVSLMDHSPGQRQYVSLEKYREYFQGKYQMNDRQMDEWETEQIALAARWSQPNRQAIAAHCRARTIPLASHDDATAAHVDESREIGVTIAEFPTTLAAATRSRATGMQVLMGAPNIVRGGSHSGNMAAAALAEQGLLDILSSDYYPASLLDAVFRLANDTRNACTLPQAAAMVSRNPARALGLNDRGLLAPGLRADLVLAHTDHGHAHVRHVWTQGRMVW; translated from the coding sequence ATGATCGTCAATAACGTGCAGCTGGTACTGGAAAACGAGGTGGTCAGCGGCTCGCTGCTGATGCGCGATGGCGAGATTGCGGCTATCGATCAGGGTCGTAGCCAGCTGCCCGGCGCGCTGGATGGCGAAGGGGCATTTCTGCTGCCGGGCCTGATTGAGCTGCACACCGATAACCTGGATAAATTTTTCACCCCGCGGCCCGGCGTCGACTGGCCTTCGCACTCGGCGATGAGCAGCCACGATGCGCTGATGATCGCCAACGGCATCACCACGGTGCTCGACGCGGTGGCGGTAGGCGATGTGCGCGACGGCGGCCACCGGCTGGATAACCTCAATAAAATGATCGGCGCGATTCAGCAGAGCAACCGGCAGGGCGTTAACCGCGCCGAACACCGGTTGCACCTGCGCTGCGAGCTGCCCAATGAGCGCACGCTGGCGCTGTTTGAGGCGCTGATGACCACGCCGGAACTGGCACTGGTATCGTTGATGGATCACTCGCCGGGGCAGCGTCAGTATGTCTCGCTGGAGAAATACCGCGAATATTTCCAGGGCAAATATCAGATGAACGATCGGCAGATGGATGAGTGGGAAACCGAACAGATTGCGCTGGCGGCGCGCTGGTCGCAGCCCAATCGTCAGGCGATCGCTGCCCACTGCCGGGCGCGCACGATTCCGCTGGCCAGCCACGATGATGCCACCGCGGCGCACGTGGATGAGTCGCGGGAGATTGGCGTCACTATTGCGGAGTTTCCCACCACGCTGGCGGCAGCGACGCGCTCGCGTGCCACCGGCATGCAGGTGCTGATGGGTGCACCGAACATCGTGCGTGGCGGCTCGCACTCCGGCAACATGGCGGCGGCTGCGCTGGCGGAGCAGGGACTGCTCGATATTCTCAGCTCGGATTACTATCCCGCCAGCCTGCTTGATGCGGTATTCCGGCTGGCGAACGATACGCGCAACGCCTGTACGCTGCCGCAGGCGGCGGCGATGGTGAGCCGCAATCCGGCGCGGGCGTTGGGGCTAAACGATCGCGGCTTGCTTGCGCCCGGCCTGCGCGCCGATCTGGTGCTGGCGCATACCGATCACGGCCATGCGCACGTGCGCCACGTCTGGACGCAGGGCAGGATGGTGTGGTGA
- the phnL gene encoding phosphonate C-P lyase system protein PhnL produces the protein MNRRLRVEQLHKTFVLHNQQGAELPVLRNATFHVDGGECVVLDGQSGSGKSTLLRSLYGNYQPNGGHIWIQHQQQWIDLASAPARTIIAMRRDTIGWVSQFLRVIPRVPTLEIVMQPLLARGVERQACEARASQLLSRLNVPQRLWSLAPSTFSGGEQQRVNIARGFIADSPLLLLDEPTASLDSRNSAAVVTLIEEARERGAAIVGIFHDKAVRERVADRLYTLQPVTAGAES, from the coding sequence ATGAACAGACGACTTCGCGTCGAACAGCTGCACAAAACTTTTGTGCTGCACAATCAACAGGGCGCTGAATTACCGGTGCTGCGCAACGCCACTTTTCACGTCGATGGCGGCGAGTGCGTGGTGCTGGACGGGCAGTCGGGCAGCGGCAAATCGACGCTGCTGCGCTCGCTCTACGGCAACTATCAGCCCAACGGTGGCCATATCTGGATCCAGCATCAGCAGCAGTGGATCGATCTCGCCAGCGCCCCGGCGCGCACTATCATCGCTATGCGCCGCGACACCATCGGCTGGGTCAGTCAGTTTCTGCGCGTGATCCCGCGGGTACCGACGCTGGAGATCGTCATGCAGCCGCTGCTGGCCCGCGGCGTTGAGCGTCAGGCGTGCGAAGCGCGTGCCAGCCAGCTGCTCAGCCGCCTGAACGTGCCGCAGCGGCTCTGGTCGCTGGCGCCCTCCACCTTTTCCGGCGGTGAACAGCAGCGCGTCAACATCGCCCGTGGTTTTATTGCCGACTCGCCGCTGCTGCTGCTGGATGAACCCACCGCGTCGCTCGACAGCCGCAACAGCGCGGCGGTGGTCACGCTAATAGAAGAAGCGCGGGAGCGCGGCGCGGCCATCGTCGGCATTTTTCACGATAAGGCAGTGCGCGAGCGCGTGGCCGATCGACTTTATACGTTGCAGCCGGTGACGGCGGGAGCGGAATCATGA
- the phnK gene encoding phosphonate C-P lyase system protein PhnK: protein MNSEQPLLAVSDLSHLYAPGKGFEQVSFDLFPGEVLGIVGESGSGKSTLLRALSARLTPQQGQIHYQGRDLYAMSESDRRRLLRTEWGVVHQHPLDGLRPQVSAGGNIGERLMAVGQRHYGEIRQQASRWLEEVEIPVSRLDDLPVTFSGGMQQRLQIARNLVTQPKLVFMDEPTGGLDVSVQARLLDLLRTLVQEMNLAVIIVTHDLGVARLLAHRLLVMKEGRVVESGLTDRVLDDPHHAYTQLLVSSVLG from the coding sequence ATGAACAGTGAACAACCCTTGCTGGCGGTCAGCGACCTCAGCCACCTCTATGCGCCCGGCAAAGGCTTTGAACAGGTCAGTTTCGATCTCTTTCCTGGCGAAGTGCTCGGCATCGTCGGCGAATCAGGCTCCGGCAAAAGCACGCTGCTGCGCGCGCTGTCCGCGCGACTGACGCCGCAGCAGGGCCAGATCCACTATCAGGGCCGCGATCTCTACGCCATGAGCGAAAGCGATCGTCGGCGGCTGCTGCGTACCGAATGGGGCGTGGTGCATCAGCATCCGCTGGACGGCCTGCGCCCACAGGTCTCCGCTGGCGGCAACATTGGCGAACGGCTCATGGCGGTGGGCCAGCGGCATTACGGAGAGATTCGGCAGCAGGCGAGCCGCTGGCTGGAAGAGGTGGAGATCCCGGTTTCCCGCCTCGACGATCTGCCGGTGACCTTTTCCGGCGGCATGCAGCAGCGACTGCAAATTGCCCGCAATCTGGTGACGCAGCCGAAGCTGGTGTTTATGGATGAACCCACCGGCGGGCTGGACGTGTCGGTGCAGGCGCGGCTGCTCGATCTGCTGCGCACGCTGGTGCAGGAGATGAATCTGGCGGTAATCATTGTCACCCACGATCTCGGCGTGGCGCGTCTGCTGGCGCACCGGCTGCTGGTGATGAAAGAGGGCAGAGTGGTGGAGAGCGGGCTGACCGATCGCGTGCTCGACGATCCGCATCACGCCTATACGCAGCTGCTGGTCTCTTCGGTGCTGGGCTAA